The following proteins are encoded in a genomic region of Gimesia algae:
- a CDS encoding tyrosine-type recombinase/integrase, whose protein sequence is MRRRKKSSQRKRVGRVSYYLHHGAWYLYYLEYQSGVKVQRRPKVAETEEEAAQIAAQVNAQLASSSPTLFSFRSVSFSKLRQAFLNHHETVVNSSPATIRRYRSATQHLENYFNECRPSDLAHSIRSDHFVAWLRKQKISPNGHPNTARRTLRDKGLRFILEVCRSVYIYAAQQRFLPPTFENPFSKLNLERMKIEDAKPIFVFDVEDELRFFQNADDWAFPIHFILAKAGLRSGELIHLLIEDVDLENGWLRVRNKTELHWKVKTRRERSVPLVKEAVAVLRRVIGNRTSGPVFIRHQFDAFSSPLGNLDQMALQELLQQRISDTDSGSVLTLSQTMDEKLARSVWREAGVVRSERVRTSFIRTAKAAGLKQSSCPKSWRHSFATLLQDANVDPLIRQITLGHKPSEDARGGSLGMTGVYTHTRATTQKREIERALRLWPQSLAFARQWASANKV, encoded by the coding sequence ATGAGACGACGCAAGAAGTCTTCACAGCGAAAGCGCGTAGGGCGCGTTTCGTACTATCTTCATCACGGTGCCTGGTATCTTTATTACCTTGAATACCAAAGTGGAGTAAAGGTACAACGACGCCCCAAGGTGGCTGAAACTGAAGAGGAAGCCGCACAGATTGCAGCACAAGTAAATGCGCAGCTGGCTTCATCCAGTCCCACCCTGTTTTCATTCAGGTCTGTCAGTTTCTCAAAACTGCGGCAAGCCTTTCTCAATCACCATGAAACTGTAGTGAACTCTTCTCCGGCCACGATCAGGCGCTATCGATCAGCGACTCAGCATCTTGAAAATTATTTCAACGAATGTCGTCCATCTGATCTGGCCCATTCCATTCGGTCAGACCATTTTGTGGCCTGGTTGAGGAAGCAGAAGATTTCCCCCAACGGCCATCCCAATACGGCCAGGCGGACACTTCGTGATAAAGGACTACGTTTCATTCTGGAAGTTTGTCGGTCGGTCTATATCTACGCCGCCCAACAACGCTTCCTTCCTCCCACTTTTGAAAACCCGTTCTCTAAACTCAATCTGGAACGGATGAAAATTGAAGACGCTAAGCCCATCTTTGTCTTCGATGTTGAGGATGAATTGCGTTTCTTTCAGAATGCAGACGACTGGGCGTTTCCCATCCACTTTATTCTTGCCAAGGCAGGATTAAGGTCAGGCGAACTAATTCATCTGTTGATAGAAGATGTCGATCTGGAAAACGGATGGCTTCGCGTCCGTAATAAGACTGAGTTGCACTGGAAAGTCAAAACCAGGCGCGAACGTTCTGTGCCCTTAGTAAAGGAAGCAGTCGCCGTCTTACGCAGGGTGATTGGCAACCGAACATCAGGTCCTGTCTTTATCCGGCACCAGTTTGACGCCTTCAGCTCCCCTTTGGGGAACTTGGATCAAATGGCACTCCAGGAACTGCTTCAGCAACGCATCTCGGATACTGATTCAGGAAGTGTGCTCACTCTATCTCAAACTATGGATGAGAAACTCGCCAGATCGGTCTGGCGTGAAGCAGGCGTGGTACGATCTGAGCGTGTGCGGACTTCATTTATCCGTACCGCCAAGGCAGCAGGCCTGAAACAGTCATCTTGCCCCAAAAGCTGGCGGCATTCTTTTGCCACTCTACTTCAGGATGCCAACGTTGATCCGCTCATACGGCAGATCACACTGGGGCATAAACCGAGCGAGGACGCCCGTGGCGGCAGCCTGGGCATGACGGGCGTTTATACGCACACCCGTGCCACAACACAAAAACGTGAGATAGAACGCGCACTGCGTCTTTGGCCCCAGTCTCTTGCTTTTGCGAGGCAATGGGCCAGTGCTAACAAAGTGTGA
- a CDS encoding asparagine synthase-related protein yields the protein MFHEEYVERLVNLLDADANLIFNMTYEEATELVGSGSAEQVRQIDGQFALVHKNGTCVRMARSIGRPMRFFLAKRAEGPCLIIAERIDEIYEFLKSEGLDDQFHPSYTRMVPAHYILELQLIGCPDPNPKTTRFFTPARNRLPNRLDEIGKQYITAVSQEIHKWLDTIPPQQPIGVLFSGGVDSGAIFLLVYHALLMRKESPSRLKAFSLSIDGEGSDCRQAKQFLEQMNLSLFLEIVDVPQESLNYLETIRILEDYKQLDVQAATMTYGLCKKIRELYPRWKYLIDGDGGDENLKDYPIESNQELTIRSVLNNLMLYQEGWGVEAVKHSLTYSGGQSRGHVRTYAPARSLGFCGFSPYSLPNVIEVAEGIPYIELTEWNHQKLYALKGDIVSRGVKQITGLSMPVYPKRRFQEGTVNDDSFNSLFSDSEKVYRQSLHALYE from the coding sequence ATGTTTCATGAAGAATATGTGGAACGTCTAGTTAACCTGCTGGACGCCGATGCTAACCTGATCTTTAACATGACGTATGAAGAAGCTACTGAACTTGTTGGCAGTGGTTCTGCAGAACAGGTACGTCAAATTGACGGACAGTTTGCGCTGGTACATAAGAACGGTACTTGTGTTCGTATGGCCCGCTCGATTGGCAGACCGATGCGGTTCTTTCTGGCGAAACGGGCGGAAGGCCCATGTCTGATCATTGCCGAACGGATTGATGAAATTTATGAGTTTCTCAAAAGCGAAGGGCTGGACGATCAGTTCCATCCTTCCTATACCCGGATGGTTCCGGCACACTACATTCTGGAACTGCAATTGATTGGCTGCCCCGATCCAAATCCGAAAACAACCCGCTTCTTTACACCCGCACGCAATCGGCTTCCTAATCGACTGGATGAGATTGGAAAACAGTATATCACTGCGGTTTCGCAGGAAATCCATAAGTGGCTCGACACGATTCCACCACAGCAGCCGATCGGTGTATTGTTCTCAGGGGGAGTCGACAGCGGTGCGATCTTTCTGCTCGTCTATCATGCCCTGCTGATGCGGAAGGAATCTCCGTCCCGCTTGAAAGCGTTCTCGTTGTCGATCGATGGCGAAGGGAGTGACTGCAGGCAGGCAAAACAGTTTCTGGAGCAAATGAATCTCAGCCTGTTCCTGGAAATAGTGGATGTCCCCCAGGAAAGTCTCAACTACCTGGAAACGATTCGAATTCTGGAGGACTACAAGCAGTTAGACGTTCAGGCTGCAACCATGACTTATGGCTTATGCAAAAAAATTCGAGAGCTCTATCCACGCTGGAAATATCTGATCGACGGCGATGGTGGTGATGAAAACCTCAAAGACTATCCGATTGAATCAAATCAGGAACTAACCATTCGCAGTGTCTTGAATAACCTGATGCTTTATCAGGAAGGCTGGGGAGTCGAAGCGGTTAAACATTCACTCACTTACTCAGGCGGCCAAAGTCGCGGACATGTCAGAACCTATGCCCCGGCGCGCAGCCTGGGATTTTGTGGATTCAGCCCTTATTCACTCCCGAATGTCATTGAAGTCGCTGAAGGGATTCCCTATATCGAGCTCACTGAATGGAATCATCAGAAACTGTATGCACTCAAAGGCGATATCGTTTCGCGCGGTGTAAAACAAATAACAGGACTTTCCATGCCCGTCTATCCCAAACGGCGTTTTCAGGAAGGGACCGTGAATGATGATTCTTTTAATTCGCTGTTTTCCGATTCAGAAAAAGTCTACCGCCAGTCTCTGCACGCGCTCTATGAATAA
- the metH gene encoding methionine synthase gives MSDRAARIEALYAAIQKRILILDGAMGTMIQNHKLKEADYRGARFADYHMDIAGNNDLLSLTQPDIIRDIHREYLEAGADIIETNTFNGTRLSQSDYQMESLVHELNQESARLAREVADEITAENPDKPRWVAGILGPTSRTCSISPDVNDPGARNVTYDELVENYLESIDGLVKGGADLILIETIFDTLNAKAAVFAVKTYFQRENVELPIMISGTITDASGRTLSGQTTEAFWNSLAHAKPFSIGLNCALGAQELRQYVKELSRVADTYVSAHPNAGLPNEFGEYDQSAAEMAEIVDEFASSGFLNILGGCCGTTPAHIKAIAEAMEKHYPREIPEIEPALRLSGLEPFNVTKDSLFVNVGERCNVTGSARFKRLIKEDDFDTALEVALEQVQNGAHVMDVNMDEGMLDSLKAMTLFLNLVATEPEIARVPVMVDSSKWEVIVAGLKCIQGKPIVNSISLKEGEAEFLERARLCQMYGAAVVVMAFDEEGQADTHKRKTEICARSYKLLVEQLDFAPQDIIFDPNIFAVATGIDEHNNYAVDFIEATRWIRQNLPYASVSGGVSNVSFSFRGNNPVREAIHSVFLYYAIQAGMNMGIVNATQLAVYDDLPAKLKDRVEDVILNRTPEGTEALLSIAEEYRGDGKAGSSKLEDLSWRELPVSKRIEHALVKGVSTYIVEDAELARLEMDRPLDVIEGPLMDGMNVVGDLFSAGKMFLPQVVKSARVMKLAVAHLQPYIEMEKQEESKPNGRILMATVKGDVHDIGKNIVGVVLQCNNFEVIDLGVMVPCETILKTAREKQCDVIGLSGLITPSLDEMVTVAAEMERQRMDLPLMIGGATTSKAHTAVKIEPQYTRNQVVYVPDASRAVGVAAALISEEQHDDYVTKIKAEYVNVRERVANRKPQGTPVPYAEAVTQGLQIDWEKYTPPKPSFTGTQVLDDYPLEKLVDYIDWTPFFISWNLVGKYPRILEDELVGEAARDLFESGQAMLKKIIDEKLLKARAVIGFWPANRVQGDDIEVYADESRGEVIADLHHIRQQVRKRGQEEKPLMSLADFIAPKESGQQDYIGGFVVTAGIGAEELAKSFETELDDYSSIMVKGLADRLAEAFAEHLHARVRKEFWGYDADETLSNDALIKEEYQGIRPAPGYPACPDHTEKATLFKMLNAEAEIGVNLTEHFAMYPTAAVSGWYFSAPESRYFHTGKIDRDQLESLAERKKMSLEEMERWLRPVLMD, from the coding sequence ATGTCCGATCGCGCTGCTCGCATTGAAGCTCTCTACGCTGCCATTCAAAAACGAATTCTGATTCTGGATGGAGCCATGGGAACCATGATTCAGAATCACAAGCTGAAAGAAGCTGATTATCGGGGCGCACGTTTTGCCGACTATCACATGGACATCGCGGGGAACAACGACCTGCTGAGCCTGACACAACCGGACATCATTCGGGATATCCATCGCGAATACCTGGAAGCGGGCGCGGATATCATCGAGACCAACACGTTTAATGGAACACGCTTGTCTCAAAGTGATTACCAGATGGAATCACTGGTTCACGAGCTCAATCAGGAATCGGCCCGGCTGGCGCGGGAGGTTGCCGATGAGATTACCGCAGAAAATCCGGACAAGCCACGTTGGGTCGCCGGCATTCTGGGACCCACCAGTCGGACTTGTTCGATATCTCCCGATGTGAATGACCCGGGTGCCCGTAATGTAACTTACGATGAACTGGTCGAAAATTATCTGGAATCGATTGATGGTCTGGTCAAGGGAGGGGCCGACCTGATTCTGATTGAGACAATTTTCGATACGCTGAATGCGAAGGCAGCCGTTTTCGCAGTAAAAACCTATTTCCAACGGGAAAACGTAGAACTTCCGATCATGATTTCGGGGACGATTACAGACGCCTCTGGGCGTACTCTGTCAGGGCAGACCACGGAAGCCTTCTGGAATTCGCTCGCGCATGCGAAGCCTTTTTCAATTGGTTTAAACTGCGCGCTCGGAGCCCAGGAACTGCGCCAGTATGTGAAAGAACTCTCACGAGTCGCCGACACATACGTTTCGGCACATCCCAATGCCGGTTTGCCGAATGAATTTGGTGAATACGACCAGTCTGCAGCAGAGATGGCAGAGATCGTCGATGAATTCGCCAGTAGTGGTTTCCTGAATATTCTGGGGGGCTGCTGCGGTACGACACCGGCGCATATAAAGGCGATCGCGGAGGCAATGGAAAAACATTATCCGCGCGAGATCCCGGAAATTGAACCTGCGTTGCGTCTTTCAGGACTTGAACCGTTTAATGTTACGAAAGACAGTCTGTTTGTGAATGTCGGCGAGCGTTGTAACGTCACCGGATCAGCTCGTTTTAAGCGCCTGATTAAGGAAGATGATTTTGATACGGCCCTGGAAGTTGCATTAGAGCAGGTTCAAAACGGTGCCCATGTGATGGATGTCAACATGGATGAAGGCATGTTGGATTCTCTCAAAGCCATGACCTTGTTTCTAAATCTGGTCGCGACCGAGCCGGAAATAGCCCGTGTGCCAGTCATGGTGGACTCATCCAAGTGGGAAGTCATCGTGGCGGGCTTGAAATGTATTCAGGGCAAACCGATTGTCAACTCGATCAGTCTCAAGGAAGGGGAAGCAGAATTCCTGGAACGAGCCCGGCTCTGTCAGATGTATGGAGCCGCTGTGGTCGTCATGGCATTTGATGAAGAAGGGCAGGCGGATACCCACAAACGGAAAACAGAAATCTGCGCGCGATCTTACAAGCTGCTGGTCGAGCAGTTAGACTTTGCACCACAGGATATCATCTTTGACCCTAACATCTTCGCGGTGGCAACAGGTATTGACGAACATAACAACTATGCCGTTGATTTCATCGAAGCGACACGCTGGATTCGTCAGAATCTACCGTATGCGAGTGTATCCGGCGGGGTTTCGAATGTCTCTTTTTCATTCCGCGGAAATAACCCGGTCCGTGAAGCCATCCACTCAGTCTTCCTGTACTACGCGATCCAGGCTGGCATGAATATGGGGATTGTGAATGCCACTCAGCTGGCGGTTTATGATGATCTGCCTGCAAAACTTAAGGATCGGGTCGAAGATGTCATTCTGAATCGCACGCCGGAAGGCACTGAGGCATTACTGTCGATTGCCGAGGAGTACCGTGGTGATGGCAAAGCCGGCTCCAGCAAGTTGGAAGACCTGTCATGGCGGGAATTGCCGGTCTCAAAGAGAATCGAACACGCATTGGTGAAAGGCGTTTCAACGTACATCGTTGAGGATGCCGAACTGGCACGACTGGAAATGGATCGACCGCTGGATGTGATCGAAGGTCCTCTGATGGACGGTATGAACGTGGTCGGTGATTTATTCAGTGCCGGAAAAATGTTTCTGCCACAGGTGGTGAAGTCCGCACGTGTGATGAAACTGGCAGTGGCTCATCTGCAGCCTTATATCGAAATGGAAAAACAGGAAGAAAGTAAACCCAACGGCCGTATTTTGATGGCGACCGTCAAAGGGGACGTACACGATATCGGCAAAAATATTGTGGGTGTTGTGCTGCAGTGTAATAATTTTGAAGTCATCGATCTGGGAGTGATGGTTCCCTGTGAGACGATCTTAAAGACTGCACGTGAAAAACAATGCGATGTGATTGGCCTTTCCGGTCTGATCACGCCTTCGTTGGATGAGATGGTCACGGTGGCCGCTGAAATGGAACGCCAGAGGATGGATTTACCTTTGATGATCGGTGGAGCGACGACTTCCAAAGCGCATACCGCGGTCAAAATCGAGCCTCAATACACGCGAAATCAGGTCGTGTATGTTCCCGATGCATCGCGAGCCGTGGGAGTCGCGGCGGCTTTGATCTCAGAGGAACAGCATGATGACTATGTCACCAAAATCAAAGCGGAATATGTGAATGTTCGGGAACGAGTGGCTAATCGCAAGCCGCAGGGAACTCCGGTTCCTTATGCGGAAGCAGTGACACAGGGATTGCAGATCGACTGGGAGAAATATACACCACCGAAGCCTTCCTTTACCGGCACTCAAGTACTTGATGATTATCCTCTGGAAAAACTGGTCGACTACATCGACTGGACTCCATTCTTCATCAGTTGGAATCTGGTCGGAAAATATCCAAGAATCCTGGAAGATGAACTGGTGGGTGAAGCTGCCCGTGATCTGTTCGAAAGCGGGCAGGCGATGCTGAAGAAGATCATCGACGAAAAGTTGCTCAAGGCGCGTGCTGTGATTGGCTTCTGGCCTGCAAATCGTGTACAGGGAGATGATATTGAGGTATATGCAGATGAAAGTCGGGGCGAAGTTATCGCAGATCTGCACCATATTCGTCAGCAGGTGCGTAAACGGGGACAGGAGGAGAAGCCTCTGATGTCGCTGGCGGATTTCATTGCGCCTAAGGAGAGCGGACAACAGGATTACATTGGCGGTTTCGTTGTCACCGCTGGCATCGGTGCGGAGGAACTGGCTAAATCATTCGAAACTGAACTTGACGACTATAGCAGTATTATGGTCAAAGGACTGGCGGATCGACTGGCGGAAGCCTTTGCCGAACACCTGCATGCACGCGTCCGCAAAGAATTTTGGGGATATGACGCAGATGAAACTTTGAGCAATGATGCCTTGATCAAAGAAGAGTATCAGGGGATTCGTCCCGCTCCCGGCTATCCAGCCTGTCCTGATCATACGGAGAAGGCAACGCTGTTCAAGATGCTGAATGCGGAAGCAGAAATCGGAGTGAATCTCACAGAACATTTCGCCATGTACCCGACTGCCGCGGTCTCCGGCTGGTATTTTTCTGCCCCCGAATCACGTTATTTTCACACTGGAAAAATTGATCGGGATCAGCTGGAATCTCTGGCAGAACGGAAAAAAATGAGCCTGGAAGAGATGGAACGCTGGTTGCGTCCCGTACTCATGGACTGA
- a CDS encoding serine integrase family protein, whose amino-acid sequence MSYREEIELVPRNGHTLIVGIPGRISGCANQKEISLDDQVDHGKQVAREMFDGEIEFRKITTKGKGERLDRPELLEIKNWLKSDELDLLIVEDLGRLVRGPAAHRLCGIAVDHGTRVISPNDFIDTNNENWEDDVLDACKEHLKHNTHTSRRLKYKLMNRFKKYGGATPGLTAGYIKPDNAKSYSDWVKDEDAAVFIHEGLQILKRTLNGAAVAEYFNENGFSPGPNCKKDKWDGRMVLRFYRNPILKGFPQRGKTHSIKHHETGRRISVPNPNGPCYREEPHLAFFSPDDIDPVLEAIAEKNAHFKRKQNQNGVDSRSRVPKKRTRAFGQHATCFYCGCHYVWGGNGMTDNLMCSNSREWHCWNSIGFNGPKAAQKLLEVILDSLTTLDEIDPQFREIVQQAQAGGPEKLLARENQLNREEEEIAHERDKLKKLIRETDDFNSDFFSEMLSDLKNREKQLLLDRRALEHARSRQLNLPKSTLELKGILQHHLEDVDIHSHEFGDLIRELVPEIYVYQVRLIDGGHLLPRAKIRLNLAGSIPDAAASPELQQLLTRELTLDLFEPPQRELIRPEAIRLATVGMEQREIARQLECKPTQTAVYYALKLHRQMQEEGLSSPYVFLKEPPDDYKKLRRHKNKKYSFQVKAGYQRPPL is encoded by the coding sequence ATGAGTTATAGAGAAGAAATTGAACTTGTACCGCGGAACGGTCATACCTTGATCGTTGGAATTCCTGGGCGTATTTCCGGTTGTGCAAACCAGAAAGAAATCAGCCTGGACGATCAAGTAGACCATGGCAAACAGGTTGCCCGTGAAATGTTTGATGGAGAGATTGAGTTCAGGAAGATCACAACCAAGGGAAAAGGAGAACGACTTGACCGTCCAGAACTTCTTGAGATTAAAAACTGGCTCAAATCAGATGAGTTGGATTTATTAATCGTCGAAGATCTTGGTCGCCTGGTACGTGGTCCAGCAGCTCACCGGCTTTGTGGCATTGCAGTCGACCATGGAACCAGAGTGATTTCACCCAACGATTTTATTGACACTAACAATGAAAATTGGGAAGACGATGTACTTGATGCATGTAAAGAACATCTGAAACACAATACGCATACATCACGTCGATTGAAATATAAACTGATGAACCGGTTTAAAAAGTATGGAGGTGCCACTCCTGGTCTTACCGCTGGATATATCAAACCTGACAACGCCAAGTCATATTCAGACTGGGTCAAGGATGAAGATGCAGCTGTATTCATACACGAAGGTCTGCAAATCCTCAAACGGACACTCAATGGCGCAGCCGTTGCAGAATACTTCAATGAAAATGGATTTTCACCAGGCCCCAATTGCAAAAAGGATAAATGGGACGGACGAATGGTATTACGTTTCTACCGTAACCCGATCCTTAAGGGGTTCCCCCAACGTGGAAAAACGCATTCCATCAAACATCATGAAACTGGAAGGAGAATCTCGGTCCCCAATCCGAATGGCCCCTGTTATCGGGAAGAACCTCACCTGGCCTTCTTCTCTCCTGATGATATTGATCCCGTTCTCGAAGCGATAGCTGAAAAAAATGCTCATTTTAAACGTAAGCAGAACCAGAACGGCGTTGATTCAAGATCTCGAGTTCCCAAGAAACGAACCCGGGCCTTTGGTCAGCATGCGACATGCTTCTATTGCGGTTGTCATTACGTGTGGGGAGGCAACGGCATGACGGATAACCTGATGTGCTCCAATTCCCGCGAGTGGCACTGCTGGAACTCCATTGGGTTTAATGGGCCTAAAGCTGCACAGAAACTATTGGAGGTGATTCTGGACAGCCTTACGACTCTGGATGAAATTGATCCTCAGTTTCGAGAAATTGTGCAGCAAGCGCAAGCTGGTGGTCCTGAAAAGCTCCTTGCCCGTGAAAATCAATTGAATCGGGAAGAGGAAGAAATTGCACATGAACGTGATAAACTCAAAAAATTGATCAGAGAGACGGATGACTTTAATAGTGATTTTTTCTCTGAGATGCTCTCTGATTTAAAGAATCGAGAAAAACAGTTATTACTTGATCGGAGGGCATTGGAGCACGCGAGATCCCGGCAACTTAATCTTCCGAAATCCACATTAGAGCTCAAGGGAATATTGCAACATCACCTCGAAGATGTTGATATTCACTCGCATGAGTTCGGTGATTTAATCAGGGAGCTAGTCCCTGAAATCTATGTCTACCAGGTACGCCTCATTGATGGCGGTCATCTGCTGCCTCGTGCTAAGATCCGCCTCAATCTAGCCGGGAGCATTCCCGATGCGGCGGCGTCTCCAGAGTTACAGCAGTTACTGACCCGGGAATTGACCCTGGATCTCTTTGAACCTCCTCAACGCGAGTTGATTCGTCCAGAAGCCATCAGACTGGCTACTGTCGGTATGGAACAACGGGAAATCGCTCGTCAGCTGGAATGTAAACCCACCCAGACAGCGGTCTATTACGCCCTGAAGCTGCATCGGCAGATGCAGGAAGAGGGGCTTTCGAGTCCGTATGTGTTTCTGAAAGAACCGCCTGACGACTATAAAAAACTTCGCAGGCACAAGAATAAGAAGTATTCGTTCCAGGTGAAGGCCGGTTATCAGCGGCCTCCGCTCTGA
- a CDS encoding DUF1501 domain-containing protein: protein MRCFLSTAELSRRQFLQLSSLGVAGGISLGRIPEVAAGIPQVSKQQSVVMIYLPGGPTQFETFDPKPAAPGEIRGSFAAIPSRVPGVQFCELLPELSTIADKFSIVRTLVGMENRHESFQCYTGRAGGRTEDGEPAGGWPSFGSIVSQLLGPGREGMIPYVDAAPKMSYSPYNNNGSHLQGNPSWPGFTGYKHVPFALEGEVKSDLILNGIDLNRFNERRALLDTVKQNQLSFTADGIDNFQEQAFQMLSSGRFAAAMDLEQEPQSIRDRYGKLQKTDPSFGGAPQSPQHLLLARRLVESGVRCVSVAFGAWDWHANREGSIEYLSRKYLPVFDHALAVFLQDLEERGLLEQTTVIVWGEFGRTPRINAKGGRDHWPGTQSVLVAGGGIQGGRIVGQTDRVGGVPLDRPVHVQEIFASLYQNLGIDIATAQITDLSGRPRFLIDDDKQPIRELY from the coding sequence ATGAGATGTTTCTTGTCTACAGCAGAGCTATCGCGGCGTCAATTTTTGCAACTTAGCTCTCTGGGAGTCGCAGGTGGAATTTCGCTGGGAAGGATACCTGAAGTTGCCGCAGGGATACCGCAGGTTTCGAAACAGCAATCGGTTGTTATGATCTATCTGCCGGGGGGGCCAACACAGTTTGAGACCTTTGATCCCAAACCGGCTGCTCCTGGTGAGATTCGCGGTTCTTTTGCAGCGATACCGTCGCGTGTGCCCGGAGTTCAATTTTGTGAACTGCTACCCGAGTTGTCGACAATTGCGGATAAATTCTCGATCGTGCGGACTCTGGTCGGGATGGAAAATCGTCATGAATCATTTCAGTGTTATACGGGACGCGCCGGAGGACGGACCGAAGATGGCGAGCCCGCTGGTGGCTGGCCTTCGTTTGGATCAATCGTTTCACAACTGCTGGGCCCCGGAAGAGAGGGCATGATTCCCTACGTCGATGCCGCCCCCAAAATGAGTTACAGCCCTTACAATAATAATGGAAGCCATCTGCAGGGGAATCCATCCTGGCCTGGCTTTACGGGCTACAAGCATGTTCCCTTTGCGCTGGAAGGAGAAGTTAAATCAGATCTGATTTTGAATGGCATTGACCTGAATCGTTTCAATGAGCGTCGTGCTTTACTGGATACAGTTAAACAGAATCAGTTGAGTTTTACTGCCGACGGGATTGATAATTTTCAGGAACAGGCTTTTCAGATGCTGTCTTCAGGGCGTTTCGCTGCCGCCATGGATCTGGAACAGGAACCCCAGTCCATACGCGATCGCTACGGTAAACTGCAGAAGACGGATCCCAGTTTTGGAGGCGCCCCGCAAAGCCCGCAGCATTTATTACTGGCGCGGCGACTGGTTGAGTCAGGGGTGCGTTGTGTGAGTGTCGCGTTTGGTGCCTGGGACTGGCATGCTAATCGTGAGGGCTCGATTGAATACCTGTCGCGAAAATATTTACCTGTGTTTGATCACGCGCTTGCCGTTTTTCTACAAGATCTGGAGGAACGGGGACTCCTGGAGCAGACGACCGTTATTGTCTGGGGAGAGTTTGGGAGAACTCCACGAATTAATGCCAAAGGGGGCCGTGATCATTGGCCGGGAACACAGTCCGTACTGGTGGCCGGTGGCGGAATACAGGGCGGTCGCATAGTGGGGCAGACCGACCGTGTCGGCGGAGTTCCTCTGGATCGGCCTGTACATGTTCAGGAAATCTTCGCTTCACTGTATCAAAATCTGGGAATCGATATTGCCACAGCTCAAATTACCGATCTCTCCGGTCGTCCCCGCTTTCTGATTGACGATGATAAACAGCCGATTCGTGAACTATACTAA
- a CDS encoding ATP:cob(I)alamin adenosyltransferase, whose translation MAERGTVHLNMIVTKTGDQGQTYLNDGSRIAKSSNRIKALAFIEQVAVKLGYFIHACENEILQIQLPEECSCQINLTQLAISFQQEMYDIGSDISTPIADGEAQKRFPQESVEELTELIARLTPALEPLDSFILPQGSLRVLLSHDIRTLVRQAEIHVWDIEEAVNPAVPQFLNRLSDFWFVLGRILFAEENQTGGAENQKWEPRQKQDRGFRINPA comes from the coding sequence GTGGCGGAACGTGGAACAGTTCATCTCAATATGATCGTCACCAAAACCGGGGACCAGGGTCAGACCTACCTCAATGATGGCTCGCGGATCGCGAAATCCAGCAATCGGATCAAAGCTTTGGCCTTTATCGAACAGGTGGCTGTCAAACTGGGCTACTTCATTCACGCCTGCGAAAACGAGATCCTGCAGATTCAACTGCCGGAAGAATGCAGTTGTCAGATCAACCTGACTCAGTTGGCCATTTCATTTCAACAGGAAATGTATGACATCGGCTCTGATATCAGCACGCCAATCGCCGACGGCGAAGCCCAGAAACGTTTTCCCCAGGAATCGGTAGAGGAACTGACCGAACTGATTGCCCGTCTCACGCCGGCGCTGGAACCCCTGGATTCCTTCATTCTCCCTCAGGGGAGTCTGCGTGTGCTCCTCTCTCATGATATCCGCACGCTGGTACGGCAGGCAGAGATTCATGTCTGGGACATTGAAGAAGCGGTTAATCCCGCGGTACCTCAGTTTCTCAATCGTCTATCTGATTTCTGGTTCGTACTCGGAAGAATTCTATTCGCAGAGGAGAATCAAACGGGAGGAGCTGAAAATCAAAAGTGGGAACCCCGGCAGAAACAGGACCGGGGCTTCCGGATCAATCCAGCATGA